In Treponema denticola, one genomic interval encodes:
- a CDS encoding ABC transporter ATP-binding protein, whose amino-acid sequence MINLNDVSYQYNGAAVQVIQNLSLSIKKGELVVITGKSGCGKTTLFRCMNGLCPRFYEGEINGTLTLNGKVLSSMRICDISNIAASVFQNPESQFFTTDVLSDLVYPCENYGIEKEEIQERLHRVTKLLSLEPLLNRKLSELSGGEKQKIAIASVLMLDTRVVLMDEPSSNLDYQSVELLTQILAQLKSKGYTILIIEHRLHYLAELCDRLIVMENGTIVREYEKDSLRTICNDEFHKQGLRGLHLFQNHRNTLPAPRRQHEDEALVVLHDIHFGYRKNAEVLKGIHLSIYPGDKIALIGKNGCGKTTLGKILCGLKKEQSGTVLLDGRAFPARVRSKTAGYVMQNVDFQLFGCSVYDDLLLGNEAMPDRENRIQSVLTALDLSTLQEQHPTTLSMGQKQRLVVAASFLQNKRLTIFDEPTSGLDYGSMQNVCALIDSITGKTNASVIITHDYEFILNTCNRAVLLEDGQITEDFQLNGTMQLEYIFKERL is encoded by the coding sequence ATGATCAATCTGAACGATGTAAGCTATCAGTATAACGGTGCGGCGGTGCAGGTAATTCAGAACTTATCCTTGTCTATCAAAAAAGGAGAACTGGTTGTTATTACCGGAAAAAGCGGCTGCGGAAAAACGACCCTGTTTCGTTGTATGAACGGGCTGTGTCCCCGTTTTTATGAAGGAGAAATAAACGGAACGCTTACATTAAACGGCAAAGTTCTTTCGTCGATGCGTATATGTGATATATCGAACATTGCGGCATCCGTTTTTCAAAATCCCGAAAGTCAGTTTTTTACCACCGATGTACTTTCCGATCTTGTGTACCCATGCGAAAATTACGGTATAGAAAAAGAAGAAATACAAGAGCGGCTGCACCGTGTTACAAAACTGCTATCGCTGGAACCGCTTTTGAACAGAAAGCTTTCGGAACTCTCCGGAGGTGAAAAACAAAAGATTGCAATCGCTTCGGTTTTAATGTTGGACACGCGCGTTGTACTGATGGACGAGCCGTCTTCCAATCTCGATTATCAATCCGTCGAATTGCTTACACAAATACTTGCACAGCTAAAATCAAAAGGTTACACGATACTCATTATCGAGCACCGGCTGCATTATTTGGCGGAACTCTGCGACCGGCTCATTGTAATGGAAAATGGAACCATAGTACGGGAATATGAAAAAGATTCGTTACGCACTATCTGTAATGATGAGTTCCACAAACAAGGACTTCGAGGCTTGCATTTATTTCAAAATCACCGCAATACGCTGCCCGCTCCGCGGCGTCAGCATGAAGACGAAGCCTTGGTTGTACTGCACGATATTCATTTTGGATATCGGAAAAATGCTGAGGTTTTAAAAGGAATACATCTTTCGATATATCCCGGAGACAAGATTGCTTTAATCGGTAAAAACGGATGCGGAAAAACAACGCTGGGGAAAATCCTGTGCGGATTAAAAAAGGAACAGAGCGGTACCGTTTTGTTGGACGGAAGAGCGTTCCCTGCTAGGGTACGCAGTAAGACCGCCGGATATGTGATGCAAAATGTAGACTTTCAGCTTTTCGGGTGCAGCGTATATGACGATTTACTGCTCGGCAACGAAGCGATGCCCGATCGGGAAAACCGGATACAAAGCGTTCTTACAGCGCTTGATCTTTCGACGCTGCAAGAACAGCATCCGACAACGCTGTCGATGGGACAAAAACAGCGCTTGGTAGTCGCCGCATCATTTTTACAAAATAAGCGGCTCACTATTTTTGACGAACCGACAAGCGGTTTGGATTACGGCAGTATGCAAAATGTCTGTGCGTTAATAGATTCGATAACGGGCAAGACAAACGCCTCCGTTATTATCACGCATGATTATGAATTCATTTTAAACACCTGCAATAGAGCGGTTCTTTTGGAAGATGGGCAAATAACTGAAGATTTTCAATTGAACGGCACGATGCAGTTGGAATATATTTTTAAAGAGAGGTTATAA
- a CDS encoding MptD family putative ECF transporter S component: METKTNHWKISYFVLIGLMAAIYAAVIYGVGMLTAVTIPVMHVFAPGMTGLLMGPIVLFVVKTVRRFGVLTLLAGLGVALFTLTGMGSINCLIFVVIAGLIADVIITKTRFKTLSVGIGHGLTQAAYFTGGVFPFLSFLERELAKWQEMGMSREEILEYVKYFTGTFAVIGIVSAIVFGIAGIYIGKLILKRHFKER, encoded by the coding sequence ATGGAAACAAAAACCAATCACTGGAAAATCAGTTATTTTGTTTTAATCGGTTTAATGGCCGCAATTTATGCAGCCGTTATTTATGGGGTCGGAATGCTGACAGCCGTTACTATCCCCGTTATGCATGTGTTCGCGCCCGGTATGACGGGACTTTTGATGGGGCCTATCGTGCTTTTTGTTGTAAAGACTGTTCGGAGATTCGGCGTATTGACGCTGCTTGCAGGTTTAGGCGTTGCGCTTTTTACGCTGACCGGAATGGGAAGTATTAATTGTCTGATTTTTGTTGTCATTGCAGGTTTGATAGCCGATGTGATTATTACAAAAACAAGGTTCAAAACGCTTTCGGTCGGTATCGGTCACGGACTAACGCAGGCTGCATATTTTACCGGAGGCGTGTTCCCTTTCCTTTCCTTTTTGGAACGGGAATTAGCAAAGTGGCAGGAAATGGGAATGAGCCGAGAAGAGATACTTGAATATGTGAAATATTTTACCGGAACCTTCGCCGTCATCGGCATAGTATCCGCTATCGTTTTCGGTATTGCAGGTATCTATATCGGCAAGCTCATCTTAAAACGGCATTTTAAGGAGCGGTAA
- a CDS encoding Rpn family recombination-promoting nuclease/putative transposase, translated as MKKSFDELTIADDFMFCKVMQDEGICKEFLEMVLADKIGKITYLSSQDAVFTGSESKSVRLDLLVKDEAGKSYDIEMQVANEHNIPKRMRYYQAAIDIAFLDKGTHYKALNESYIIFVCLFDAIGKGKPLYTFENMCLEDRQTPLRDGTKKVIINAEAFGKAEDAELKGFLEYLKTGTINTEYTGRIETMIQAVKHNEQARKEYRFISGFEMDAREEGIQQGKSLGIAEGSRQKALETAKILKQLGDSVKKIMQATGLTQEEVESIS; from the coding sequence ATGAAAAAAAGCTTTGACGAACTGACCATTGCAGACGATTTTATGTTTTGCAAGGTAATGCAGGACGAAGGTATTTGTAAAGAGTTTCTCGAAATGGTCTTGGCAGATAAAATCGGGAAAATTACCTATCTGTCGTCCCAAGATGCCGTCTTTACCGGCTCGGAATCCAAATCAGTACGCCTCGATCTGCTTGTAAAGGACGAAGCTGGCAAATCTTACGACATCGAAATGCAAGTGGCGAACGAACATAATATCCCCAAGCGTATGCGTTATTATCAGGCAGCAATCGACATCGCATTCTTAGACAAGGGTACTCACTACAAAGCCTTGAACGAAAGCTATATTATTTTCGTTTGTCTTTTCGACGCTATCGGGAAAGGCAAACCGCTCTACACATTTGAAAATATGTGCCTTGAAGACCGGCAAACACCCTTACGAGACGGAACAAAAAAGGTTATAATCAATGCGGAAGCATTCGGCAAAGCCGAAGATGCGGAACTCAAAGGCTTTTTGGAATACCTCAAGACAGGTACAATCAACACGGAATATACAGGGAGGATAGAAACAATGATACAGGCAGTAAAACACAACGAACAGGCACGCAAGGAATACCGCTTTATTTCGGGCTTTGAAATGGACGCACGGGAAGAAGGCATACAACAAGGTAAATCGCTCGGTATTGCTGAAGGTTCCCGTCAAAAAGCTCTTGAAACGGCAAAGATATTAAAACAGCTCGGTGATTCCGTAAAAAAGATAATGCAAGCGACCGGCCTAACTCAAGAAGAAGTGGAATCGATTAGCTAA
- a CDS encoding SUMF1/EgtB/PvdO family nonheme iron enzyme, protein MSLTFGVDGSNGTLKATVDGNEINTGDKVKHGKTVTFTATPSSGYKVKEWKVGNDIVTGNTSNTYTLTVTKAVHVTVSFEPDVGSFEDTGDGFVKIIPPTTGILGVDPDYTLPGTGAYWKGVFRAGRKVKLSPYKLGKTEVTYEVWHEVLTWAEGKGYTFANKGKEGSNGGVGAAPTDEGKKEPVTTISWRDCIVWCNAYTEKTMGEGECVYRKSDSDSTVLKNATDTAACDAAYADMSKKGYRLPTEAEWEYAARWQGSDKTNAAQYGDVWLTKLNSASGAKADWNDTVETGAVAWYSGNSGSKTHPVGKRRANALGLHDMSGNVWEWCFDWYGDIEANTVTDPQGGASGTDRVIRGGDWGSFASSCTVGWRLYYSPDTRSDDLGLRLACLP, encoded by the coding sequence ATAAGCTTAACCTTCGGCGTAGACGGCTCAAACGGTACGCTGAAAGCAACAGTTGACGGCAACGAAATCAATACGGGGGACAAGGTTAAGCACGGCAAAACCGTAACCTTTACCGCAACGCCGAGTTCGGGCTACAAGGTAAAAGAGTGGAAGGTAGGCAATGATATTGTTACAGGCAACACATCAAATACGTATACCCTTACCGTAACAAAAGCGGTACATGTAACGGTGAGCTTTGAGCCCGATGTAGGTTCTTTTGAAGATACAGGCGACGGCTTTGTAAAAATAATACCTCCGACAACAGGCATTCTAGGCGTTGACCCTGACTACACCTTACCCGGAACTGGGGCTTATTGGAAAGGTGTATTCCGTGCAGGGCGTAAGGTAAAATTAAGCCCCTACAAGCTCGGCAAGACAGAGGTAACGTACGAGGTATGGCACGAGGTACTGACATGGGCAGAAGGTAAAGGCTACACCTTTGCTAATAAGGGAAAAGAAGGCAGTAATGGAGGCGTAGGAGCAGCTCCCACAGATGAAGGAAAAAAAGAGCCTGTAACGACTATAAGTTGGCGGGACTGCATAGTGTGGTGTAATGCGTATACGGAAAAGACGATGGGCGAGGGAGAATGCGTCTACCGCAAAAGCGATAGCGATTCTACCGTATTAAAAAATGCGACTGATACAGCTGCTTGCGATGCCGCTTATGCCGATATGAGTAAAAAAGGCTACCGCCTTCCGACTGAAGCTGAGTGGGAATATGCGGCCCGCTGGCAGGGAAGCGATAAAACAAATGCGGCACAATACGGCGATGTATGGCTGACCAAATTAAACAGTGCAAGCGGAGCAAAAGCCGACTGGAATGATACTGTGGAAACAGGAGCGGTTGCGTGGTATAGTGGTAATTCAGGAAGCAAAACTCATCCTGTAGGAAAAAGGAGAGCGAATGCACTCGGTTTACACGATATGAGCGGGAATGTCTGGGAATGGTGTTTTGATTGGTACGGCGATATAGAGGCTAACACAGTTACCGATCCTCAAGGTGGTGCGTCGGGTACTGACCGTGTTATACGCGGCGGCGACTGGGGCAGCTTCGCGAGCAGCTGCACTGTAGGCTGGCGGCTCTACTACAGTCCTGACACCAGGAGCGACGATCTTGGCTTGCGCCTGGCTTGTCTGCCCTAA
- a CDS encoding ABC transporter ATP-binding protein yields the protein MRFKDFIRAYTPAYTVSVSLAVLGVGCGMVPYITVHRLLMRLAKGGTSLAEVSAYVGVIIAAFAFQLVLHSISTAISHKTAFSVLEKIRLALTEKMIKMPLGFTRNKGAGYFHGMLIDSIERLEFPLAHALPETTSNILIPLSITAILFAADWRLALAVLVPAAATLVFYLPMYIGIMNDFANTYYAALENMNGRVIEYIRGNKEIKIFGTEAKAYSQFEDSIDNYERSTLKLYNKMYFVSAPAFVLLSSITVSVLSVGGLLFTSGLIEAPLCLFAVIIAEGLGVSLLKFTEFMDNFYHIRNSKKLIEEVLSAPELEETAAAAALHIPNNEIVFHNVCFSYNEITAADKTGNENNAPEGNVLHDVSLTFKEGKKTAIVGHSGSGKSTIANLIARFWDVSKGSITIGGINYKDMSLAQLMEHVNYVTQDTFLFNMSILENIRMGKPAASDEEVKEAARLAQCSDFIERLEKGWNTYAGNEGTKLSGGQRQRIIIARAILRNAPVLILDEATTHTDAENRRQLQLSLQELCKNKTVITIDHNLSTVKESDSIIVMEKGRVEAQGTHTELLKKSAVYKKLYQGQGGNLC from the coding sequence ATGAGATTTAAAGATTTTATTCGTGCGTATACGCCTGCGTATACGGTGTCCGTAAGTCTTGCGGTGCTGGGTGTCGGCTGCGGGATGGTGCCGTATATCACGGTGCACCGTCTTCTTATGCGTTTGGCAAAAGGCGGAACTTCCCTTGCAGAAGTGTCGGCTTATGTAGGCGTTATTATTGCAGCCTTTGCTTTTCAACTGGTGCTGCACAGCATATCGACGGCGATTTCGCACAAGACAGCCTTTTCCGTTTTGGAAAAAATAAGGCTTGCCCTTACCGAAAAGATGATAAAGATGCCGCTGGGTTTTACGCGGAACAAGGGCGCCGGCTATTTTCACGGAATGCTCATCGACAGTATTGAACGGCTTGAATTTCCGCTTGCACACGCACTGCCTGAAACCACCTCAAATATCCTCATTCCTTTAAGCATTACCGCGATACTTTTTGCAGCGGATTGGCGGCTTGCTCTTGCCGTTTTGGTACCTGCTGCAGCAACCTTGGTTTTTTATCTTCCGATGTATATCGGCATTATGAACGATTTTGCAAACACCTATTATGCCGCCCTCGAAAACATGAACGGCAGGGTTATCGAATATATCCGCGGGAATAAGGAAATTAAAATATTCGGCACCGAAGCAAAGGCCTATTCTCAGTTTGAAGATTCCATAGACAATTACGAAAGGTCAACCTTAAAGCTCTACAATAAAATGTATTTTGTAAGCGCTCCTGCCTTTGTACTTTTGTCGTCGATTACGGTGAGCGTGCTTTCAGTCGGCGGACTGCTTTTTACTTCCGGTTTGATTGAAGCGCCGCTCTGTCTTTTTGCCGTCATCATTGCAGAGGGCTTGGGCGTTTCGCTTTTAAAGTTCACCGAATTTATGGACAACTTTTATCACATAAGAAACAGTAAAAAGCTGATTGAAGAAGTGCTGTCCGCTCCCGAATTGGAAGAAACTGCCGCCGCAGCTGCTCTGCATATTCCGAATAACGAAATTGTGTTTCATAATGTGTGCTTTTCATACAATGAAATTACGGCTGCAGATAAAACAGGCAATGAGAACAATGCTCCTGAGGGGAATGTGCTTCACGATGTATCGCTCACTTTTAAAGAGGGGAAAAAGACGGCGATTGTCGGGCACTCAGGTTCGGGTAAGTCAACAATAGCCAATTTGATTGCCCGCTTTTGGGATGTTTCAAAGGGTTCCATTACAATCGGCGGAATCAATTACAAAGATATGTCTCTTGCTCAATTAATGGAACATGTCAACTATGTTACACAGGATACTTTTTTATTCAATATGAGTATTTTGGAAAATATCCGCATGGGTAAGCCCGCCGCCTCCGATGAAGAGGTAAAAGAAGCTGCCCGTCTTGCACAGTGCTCGGATTTTATCGAACGGCTTGAAAAGGGCTGGAACACTTATGCGGGCAATGAAGGAACAAAACTGTCCGGCGGGCAGCGGCAGCGCATTATCATTGCCCGTGCGATTTTGCGGAATGCACCGGTGCTTATCTTAGATGAAGCGACTACTCACACCGATGCGGAAAACCGCCGGCAGCTTCAGCTTTCATTACAGGAACTGTGTAAAAATAAAACCGTCATCACGATAGACCACAACCTTTCCACCGTCAAAGAAAGCGATTCAATCATCGTTATGGAAAAGGGACGGGTAGAGGCTCAAGGTACACATACGGAACTGTTAAAAAAATCGGCAGTGTATAAGAAGCTTTATCAAGGACAGGGAGGAAATTTATGCTAA
- a CDS encoding DNA-binding domain-containing protein, with protein MLKYSLRENLLTPAPDDYMAQAADVRSYTLDEIIDLMMEKGTTLTRADVAATLQVYGEVCSSLIKDGSAVNTPLMNTSMSISGVFDGANDSFDKKRHTVNLNITAGTLLRDAVTKVKCEKTEGVSTDPYITEVADIVSGKVNEVLTKGGVVQLTGSRLKFDAKDAAQGIFFVPETGNPVRASVIAENKPARVMAIIPADLAAGTYYIEVRTKYANATKQLKTLKVGRFAKPLTLNA; from the coding sequence ATGCTTAAATACTCTTTACGAGAAAACTTACTCACCCCTGCGCCGGACGACTACATGGCGCAGGCGGCGGATGTGCGCTCGTACACTCTTGACGAGATTATCGATTTGATGATGGAAAAAGGTACCACGCTTACGAGGGCGGATGTGGCGGCAACGCTGCAAGTCTACGGAGAAGTCTGCTCGAGCCTTATCAAAGACGGTTCCGCTGTTAATACACCGCTTATGAACACCTCGATGAGCATATCGGGCGTATTTGACGGAGCAAATGACAGCTTCGATAAAAAGCGGCATACGGTCAATTTGAACATAACCGCCGGCACCCTGCTTCGCGACGCGGTTACCAAGGTTAAGTGTGAAAAGACCGAGGGAGTAAGCACCGACCCGTACATAACCGAAGTTGCCGATATCGTATCTGGCAAGGTGAACGAAGTACTCACCAAAGGCGGCGTCGTACAGCTTACCGGAAGCCGCCTTAAATTCGATGCAAAAGATGCAGCCCAAGGCATTTTCTTTGTACCCGAAACGGGAAATCCGGTACGTGCCTCCGTCATTGCCGAAAACAAACCCGCACGAGTTATGGCAATAATCCCCGCCGACTTGGCGGCAGGAACGTATTATATCGAGGTGAGAACAAAGTATGCCAATGCAACAAAGCAGCTTAAAACGCTGAAAGTAGGCAGATTTGCCAAACCGCTTACCCTTAACGCATAA
- a CDS encoding SUMF1/EgtB/PvdO family nonheme iron enzyme, translated as MTKFRTHSKKAHAFRGAAVLIITALLALGLLLTGCPTPNTPTPTPAPKPKHAITFSVDSTTPNGTLKANADGVPETEASPITVEEGKTVTFTAKADDGYRVKGWTLDGNAVNGTNNSYSFPVTKAAEVKVSFEPDVGSFEDTGDGFIKITPPANGIVGVAPDYALPGSEAWWKGVFRAGRKVKLSPYKLGKTEVTYKLWKDVYDWAVKAENGYKFANAGQKGSNGTGNDEEQPVTEVSWRDCIVWCNAYTEKEKGIGECVYRKKDNHTVVLKDATATADCDAAYADMSKKGFRLPTEAEWEYAARWQGSNTENAAQYGDVWLTKLNSASGAKKPIGFSGLALPAGETWETLRDELTRVAVYGKWWNGTGWDDKTPATTKTAAVKSKDPNALGLYDMSGNVMEWCFDWYGSIGAGEVIDPQGAASGADRVLRGGSWLYYARFCPVGRRDRISPGYGASVLGLRLACLP; from the coding sequence ATGACAAAGTTTAGAACACACAGCAAAAAGGCACACGCCTTTAGAGGAGCCGCGGTGCTCATCATAACCGCACTTTTGGCACTGGGATTGCTTTTGACCGGCTGTCCGACACCTAATACGCCCACGCCTACGCCTGCACCAAAGCCTAAGCATGCTATCACTTTCAGCGTGGACAGCACTACGCCAAACGGCACGCTTAAAGCAAATGCAGACGGCGTCCCCGAAACAGAGGCAAGCCCAATAACTGTTGAGGAAGGCAAGACTGTAACTTTCACGGCTAAAGCTGACGACGGCTACAGGGTAAAGGGCTGGACGCTTGACGGTAACGCCGTAAACGGCACCAACAATTCCTATTCATTTCCTGTTACCAAGGCGGCCGAGGTTAAGGTGAGCTTTGAGCCCGATGTAGGTTCTTTTGAAGATACAGGCGACGGCTTTATAAAAATAACCCCTCCTGCAAACGGCATTGTAGGCGTTGCCCCTGACTACGCTTTACCCGGAAGTGAAGCTTGGTGGAAAGGCGTATTCCGTGCAGGGCGTAAGGTAAAATTAAGCCCCTACAAGCTCGGCAAGACAGAGGTAACCTATAAACTGTGGAAAGATGTTTACGATTGGGCGGTAAAAGCTGAAAACGGATACAAGTTTGCCAATGCAGGGCAAAAAGGCAGTAATGGAACCGGAAATGACGAAGAGCAACCTGTAACTGAAGTAAGTTGGCGGGACTGTATTGTGTGGTGTAATGCGTATACGGAAAAGGAAAAAGGAATAGGCGAATGCGTCTACCGCAAAAAGGACAATCATACGGTTGTATTAAAAGATGCGACGGCAACAGCTGATTGTGATGCCGCCTATGCCGATATGAGTAAAAAAGGCTTTAGACTTCCGACTGAAGCTGAGTGGGAATATGCGGCCCGTTGGCAGGGAAGCAATACTGAAAATGCGGCACAATACGGCGATGTATGGCTGACCAAATTGAACAGTGCAAGCGGAGCGAAAAAGCCCATAGGCTTTTCAGGTCTTGCTTTACCCGCAGGAGAAACTTGGGAAACTTTACGAGATGAACTTACAAGAGTTGCCGTGTATGGTAAATGGTGGAACGGAACCGGTTGGGACGATAAAACCCCTGCTACAACTAAGACGGCTGCGGTAAAAAGTAAAGATCCGAATGCTCTTGGCTTATATGATATGTCGGGAAATGTTATGGAATGGTGTTTTGACTGGTATGGCAGCATAGGAGCAGGAGAGGTTATCGACCCTCAAGGTGCCGCGTCGGGTGCTGACCGCGTCCTTCGTGGCGGCAGTTGGCTCTACTACGCGCGCTTCTGCCCTGTAGGCAGGCGGGACCGCATCAGTCCTGGCTACGGGGCCAGCGTTCTTGGCTTGCGGCTGGCTTGTCTGCCCTAA
- a CDS encoding energy-coupling factor transporter transmembrane component T, with amino-acid sequence MQEIKTAVDVRTLLFLDIVIMVFMLISGKAEVTLSSFIVAAAVPVITELNLFGNFSFRTGCLKMRCSKSCYLHDLELVDLFDNASYRTGLLYGVLLCYAILFAVLFSYYQLIFHLKLPVFHSAVFSVIGIVAFIVQRIIPFMLLGTVIQNQKNISEITMALDRMRLPRGVILSITVMFRYFPAIKDDFLIIIDAMKLKGLYTSKRSAMLHPIRMMEFIIVPMLFKSLKTAEELSCAALVKGIENTGKKTSYFDVKLRPIDAMFSLAAITVLTASMYAKLF; translated from the coding sequence ATGCAAGAGATTAAAACCGCTGTTGATGTTAGAACGCTTCTTTTTTTAGACATAGTGATTATGGTTTTTATGCTGATTTCCGGAAAGGCGGAGGTAACGCTCAGCTCTTTTATCGTTGCGGCGGCGGTGCCGGTCATAACAGAATTAAACCTGTTCGGAAACTTCAGTTTCAGAACAGGCTGCCTTAAAATGCGATGTTCTAAATCGTGCTATTTGCACGATTTAGAACTCGTCGACCTGTTCGATAATGCAAGTTATCGAACAGGTCTATTATACGGTGTCTTATTGTGCTACGCTATTTTGTTTGCAGTGCTTTTTTCCTATTACCAACTAATTTTTCATTTGAAGCTGCCAGTGTTTCACTCTGCGGTTTTTTCCGTTATCGGAATAGTCGCTTTTATCGTGCAGAGGATTATTCCCTTTATGCTGTTGGGAACGGTAATTCAAAACCAAAAAAATATTTCGGAAATTACAATGGCGCTCGATCGTATGCGGCTTCCGCGAGGCGTTATCCTTAGCATAACGGTAATGTTTCGTTATTTTCCTGCAATAAAAGATGATTTTCTGATTATCATCGATGCGATGAAACTGAAAGGTTTGTACACCTCAAAACGTTCAGCTATGCTTCATCCGATAAGGATGATGGAATTTATAATCGTGCCGATGTTGTTTAAAAGCCTAAAGACTGCGGAAGAACTTTCCTGTGCAGCATTGGTTAAGGGCATTGAAAACACCGGTAAAAAAACATCGTACTTTGATGTCAAACTCCGGCCGATAGATGCCATGTTTTCGCTCGCTGCAATCACAGTGTTGACGGCAAGTATGTACGCAAAATTATTTTGA
- a CDS encoding ABC transporter ATP-binding protein → MLKTMLAFLALMQNQKKEIVFSVVLSFIDGFFIMIPFIIAFKIVNAVPLFNPAASGTLDVRTMYRYIGIMAAAVFIRIVLRYFTLYFRGGAGYKAMCRERKNLGTRLRKVSLGFLNEKNTGDLVSTITSDAAFLEIEGMGVIEKIAVGIPVFAIGLTVLLVFDYRIFLLTAFLFIPVWYMYRKLSTLQDKLKINRQDFIGKVTADIVEFINGIHVLKIYNMAEKRFSKTAEAVKNLRDFSVRAELAHIPVVSLFQFCLRLVTAGIVFSSALLFLRGTLSFAQIFLLMTASFSLFSGIEAMGIFSIFSKMTQQSIDRMNAIKAVPEMQNLSGNLLLDPQSPHAFDIQFEEVSFAYAEKEVLHNISFSVPEKTVAALAGLSGSGKTTIVNLLARFWDIKKGRISIGGTDIKELNYENLLHNISFVFQDVFLFNDTILNNIKLGREDASLEEVYQAAERAGCTDFIMQTEKGYDTVIGEAGLRLSGGEKQRISIARAFLKNAPIVLLDEVTANVDAENEAKIQAALQELLKDKTVIMIAHNLTSLRNAGQILVLENGHIVQCGTHGELIKEEGLYRKLWEESKN, encoded by the coding sequence ATGCTAAAAACGATGCTGGCTTTTTTGGCCCTTATGCAAAATCAAAAAAAGGAAATTGTTTTTTCCGTTGTATTAAGTTTTATCGACGGCTTTTTTATAATGATACCTTTTATCATCGCCTTTAAAATTGTAAACGCCGTACCGCTTTTTAATCCCGCCGCTTCGGGAACGCTTGATGTCCGTACTATGTACCGGTACATCGGCATTATGGCGGCAGCGGTTTTTATCAGAATTGTACTGCGTTACTTTACGCTCTATTTCCGCGGCGGGGCAGGTTATAAGGCAATGTGCCGCGAGCGCAAAAACTTAGGGACACGATTACGCAAGGTATCGCTCGGCTTTCTCAATGAAAAAAACACGGGCGACTTGGTTTCGACCATTACTTCCGATGCGGCGTTTTTGGAAATTGAAGGCATGGGCGTTATCGAAAAAATCGCCGTGGGTATTCCTGTTTTTGCTATCGGACTTACTGTCTTGCTTGTCTTCGATTACCGCATCTTTTTGCTCACCGCTTTTTTGTTTATTCCGGTATGGTACATGTACAGAAAATTATCTACATTGCAAGACAAGTTAAAAATAAACCGGCAGGACTTTATCGGAAAAGTTACCGCCGATATTGTTGAATTTATCAACGGGATCCATGTGCTTAAAATATACAACATGGCGGAAAAGCGGTTTTCAAAAACGGCTGAAGCGGTAAAGAATTTACGGGATTTTTCCGTCCGCGCGGAACTCGCTCATATTCCTGTCGTCTCTCTTTTTCAGTTTTGCTTACGGCTTGTTACGGCGGGAATAGTTTTTTCTTCCGCCCTGCTTTTTTTACGGGGAACACTTTCTTTTGCACAAATCTTTTTGCTGATGACCGCCTCTTTCAGTTTATTCAGCGGTATTGAAGCGATGGGGATTTTCAGTATCTTTTCTAAAATGACTCAGCAGTCAATCGACCGTATGAATGCCATCAAAGCGGTTCCGGAAATGCAAAACCTTTCAGGGAACCTGTTGCTCGATCCTCAAAGTCCGCACGCCTTCGATATTCAATTTGAAGAGGTTTCTTTTGCCTACGCCGAAAAAGAGGTGCTGCACAATATCAGCTTTTCAGTTCCCGAAAAAACGGTAGCCGCTCTTGCAGGTCTTTCGGGAAGCGGCAAGACGACTATTGTGAATCTGCTCGCCCGTTTTTGGGATATAAAAAAGGGGCGCATCAGTATCGGCGGCACCGATATTAAAGAACTCAATTACGAAAACCTTTTGCACAATATCAGCTTTGTGTTTCAGGATGTGTTTTTGTTTAACGACACGATATTGAATAATATCAAACTTGGCCGGGAAGACGCTTCTTTGGAGGAAGTGTATCAGGCGGCTGAGCGTGCAGGCTGCACCGATTTTATTATGCAAACTGAAAAAGGCTATGATACGGTTATCGGAGAGGCGGGCTTGCGGCTTTCGGGCGGAGAAAAACAGCGCATTTCGATTGCCCGTGCTTTTCTTAAAAACGCCCCGATTGTGCTCTTGGACGAGGTTACCGCCAATGTCGATGCAGAAAACGAAGCCAAAATACAAGCCGCCTTACAGGAATTGCTCAAAGATAAAACCGTCATCATGATTGCCCACAATCTGACAAGTCTCCGCAATGCCGGCCAAATTCTGGTCCTTGAAAACGGGCACATTGTTCAGTGCGGCACACATGGGGAACTGATAAAAGAAGAAGGTTTATATAGAAAATTGTGGGAAGAATCCAAGAACTGA